The Temnothorax longispinosus isolate EJ_2023e chromosome 7, Tlon_JGU_v1, whole genome shotgun sequence genome contains a region encoding:
- the Dlt gene encoding codanin-1 — protein MGEVNVSFQIDTDNRENFSSAIAFHTFKKQRDAFYDILRIWEENHLVQGWVFQIALGGKIRNMLTLHNDCTNYYHIARLFKSQLLISCIQNGRQDDVVDDESLNFLKALKHVNPEKLTQLSKRFVTPLPSQSQSVGPSFPGMQEFFKDFILHAFNPIFYTHLENCFVHEIMELNDTQFANSEIEDSETMVDDQTQRNFITCLASLRLLAKVLGLLVSLPYRSESNTTKEILMTQVEIRSKVLPSLNLQACIQSAIVEGKLSLTIPWLVKYLAMMDIVSLRLPYYKQILELLYYIYHAINQTDLTAPDCLISQQSAVLLKSSLCWLFELPNFPRDFYIAWQKTCKIKELKSLKQMEKFSTKQMEKKRNSHSADCAIPVKSSLDKLDIITDRTMRMCCPRVESTLSVFHGNGTSLNVNSNKHITPVTSQLRKLGGTTRAKHLELQLEEAFFHGQPASTRKTVDFVSERVASTCVKHICNTLLTSSREANLNSFRKILKHKNIERDSDEQGELSRNYFNEFKALLLSDMNTLANNASRELKDQCEKTIPTICETRVATSIESLLAEDSLTSVKEMCIKIATRMAMERINQWIQSHIAGDSLFIKDMELEINRFFRNSSPVHSNKQEKDHNTDAPSPTVIMDELRALMWHMLDNNGADLTISSVLDILDKLYQSFSQRGDLLPGPQKILYFLSLDFALFLVAYRTDLFTREVQDKLIKIWSSDNLRNDEDESPMHRILCSRNIILLMQPQNDATWPIFGKFLKKLLETNILDGDSLSDQCVALFRQDWPVPLLKLLSKCLSEAIEGYKANDEATEKVKYLLGWIAETYHEIEFCDDDDP, from the exons ATGGGGGAGGTAAACGTGTCTTTTCAAATCGACACCGACAATCGGGAGAATTTTTCGTCTGCCATCGCGTTTCATACCTTCAAGAAGCAGAGAGATGCCTTCTACGACATACTAAGAATTTGGGAGGAGAATCATTTGGTCCAAGGATGGGTGTTCCAGATCGCGCTTGGGGGCAAGATAAGAAACATGTTGACGCTGCATAATGACTGCACGAATTATTATCACATCGCTAGGTTATTCAAGTCACAATTGCTAATATCGTGCATACAGAATGGACGTCAA GATGACGTAGTGGACGACGAGAGCTTGAATTTCCTGAAAGCTTTAAAACACGTTAACCCTGAAAAATTGACTCAACTCAGTAAGAGATTTGTGACACCATTACCGTCACAAAGTCAGAGTGTCGGCCCTTCGTTTCCCGGCATGcaggaatttttcaaagattttatattgcatGCGTTTAATCCGATATTTTATACGCATTTGGAGAACTGTTTTGTACATGAGATAATGGAGTTGAACGACACCCAGTTTGCTAATAGTGAAATAGAAGACTCGG AGACAATGGTTGACGATCAAACGCAGCGgaattttattacttgtttAGCCAGCTTGAGACTTCTTGCGAAAGTATTAGGACTTTTAGTATCATTGCCATACAGATCTGAATCCAATACCACTAAGGAGATTTTAATGACACAAGTAGAGATAAGAAGCAAG GTATTACCATCACTGAACTTACAAGCGTGTATTCAGAGCGCCATAGTCGAAGGTAAACTATCGCTGACGATACCTTGGCTAGTAAAATATCTAGCCATGATGGACATAGTGTCGCTTCGACTGCCGTATTATAAGCAGATCTTAGAACTATTGTATTACATTTATCATGCTATCAATCAGACCGATCTTACCGCTCCTGATTGCCTTATTTCTCAACAATCGGCTGTGCTGCTCAAGTCCAGTCTGTGTTGGTTGTTCGAGCTACCAAACTTTCCCAGAGATTTCTATATTGCCTGGCAAAAGACTTGCAAGATCAAGGAACTGAAGAGTCTCAAACAGATGGAAAAATTCTCAACAAAACAGAtggagaagaaaagaaattcgcATTCCGCCGATTGTGCGATTCCCGTCAAAAGCAGTCTCgataaattagatataattactGATCGCACGATGCGTATGTGCTGTCCGCGAGTGGAATCGACTCTTTCTGTGTTTCACGGAAACGGAACGAGTTTGAATGTCAATTCCAACAAGCACATTACACCCGTTACCAGCCAATTACGTAAATTAGGGGGTACTACTCGCGCAAAACACCTGGag CTGCAACTGGAAGAAGCCTTTTTCCACGGTCAGCCGGCTTCTACTCGAAAGACTGTTGATTTCGTTTCTGAAAGAGTCGCGTCAACCTGCGTGAAACATATATGCAACACTCTATTGACTTCATCACGAGaagcaaatttaaattctttcagGAAGATTTTGAAACACAAGAACATCGAGAGGGATTCGGATGAGCAGGGTGAACTGTCGAGAAATTACTTCAACGAATTTAAG GCTTTGCTCCTGAGCGACATGAATACATTGGCCAACAATGCGTCAAGAGAATTGAAGGATCAGTGTGAGAAAACAATCCCGACGATTTGCGAGACGCGAGTCGCGACATCGATAGAATCTTTATTGGCAGAGGACTCTCTAACGTCGGTGAAGGAAATGTGCATCAAGATCGCGACTAGAATGGCGATGGAACGAATAAATCAGTGGATTCAATCGCATATTGCCGGTGATTCTTTGTTTATAAAGGACATGGAACTTGAGATTAATAGGTTCTTTCGGAACAGTAGTCCTGTGCATTCTAATAAGCAAGAAAAGGATCACAATACAGATGCTCCTAGCCCTACTGTTATAATGGACGAGCTTCGA GCACTAATGTGGCATATGTTAGATAACAACGGCGCAGATTTAACTATATCGTCTGTATTGGATATTTTAGACAAACTATATCAATCGTTCAGTCAAAGAGGTGATTTATTACCAGGCCCAcagaaaattttgtatttcctCAGTTTGGATTTTGCGCTGTTTTTAG tGGCGTACAGGACGGATCTCTTTACGCGAGAAGTCCAggacaaattaattaaaatatggtCGTCGGATAATCTAAGAAATGACGAAGACGAATCGCCTATGCATAGAATTCTGTgttcaagaaatattatattactgatGCAACCGCAGAACGACGCAACGTGGCCGATTTTTGGCAAATTTCTGAAGAAGTtattagaaacaaatataCTCGACGGAGACAGTCTGAGTGATCAGTGTGTGGCTTTATTTAGACAAGACTGGCCTGTG CCTttgttaaaacttttatcgAAGTGCCTGTCCGAGGCCATTGAGGGTTACAAAGCCAATGACGAAGCGACAGAGAAAGTCAAGTACCTTCTTGGCTGGATAGCAGAAACATATCACGAGATTGAATTTTGTGACGATGACGATCCATAG